Proteins encoded together in one Marinithermus hydrothermalis DSM 14884 window:
- a CDS encoding DUF3108 domain-containing protein, translating to MRVVLLGLALLALGWGLAAPPVPWTDGERLVYQVRWKGIPVGRQVLEARREGALWHLVGRIEPDGVGRALGYALKAESWANGALYSVRFEKELVVPMQGTKRIIAVVDGALTATVVEVSGARYRYRSPEVNVLDDLSVLYHIRVHPETRTLQFVDFVGLIQGELEHLPVRRVAVPAGVFEARGYRFTEGGVRVEVWFSQDAGRFPVYLVYGQGFGTVEARLIEIRR from the coding sequence GTGCGCGTTGTGCTGTTGGGCCTTGCGCTGCTCGCCCTCGGCTGGGGCCTCGCGGCGCCTCCGGTTCCCTGGACGGACGGGGAACGCCTCGTCTACCAGGTGCGCTGGAAGGGGATCCCGGTCGGGCGGCAGGTCCTCGAGGCGCGCCGCGAGGGGGCGTTGTGGCACCTGGTGGGCCGCATCGAGCCGGACGGGGTGGGACGCGCGCTGGGGTACGCCCTGAAGGCCGAAAGCTGGGCGAACGGCGCCCTCTACAGCGTGCGTTTCGAGAAGGAACTGGTCGTTCCCATGCAGGGAACCAAACGCATCATCGCCGTCGTGGACGGTGCACTCACCGCGACCGTGGTGGAGGTTTCAGGGGCGCGATACCGGTACCGCTCCCCTGAGGTGAACGTGCTGGATGACCTATCGGTCTTGTATCATATCCGGGTGCATCCGGAGACCCGCACGCTCCAGTTCGTGGACTTCGTCGGCCTGATCCAAGGCGAGCTCGAGCACCTGCCCGTGCGGCGCGTGGCGGTCCCGGCGGGGGTGTTCGAGGCTCGAGGGTACCGGTTCACGGAGGGCGGGGTCCGGGTGGAGGTGTGGTTCTCTCAGGACGCGGGCCGCTTCCCGGTGTACCTGGTGTACGGCCAGGGGTTCGGTACGGTGGAGGCCCGCTTGATCGAGATTCGGAGGTGA